The following proteins are encoded in a genomic region of Enterocloster clostridioformis:
- a CDS encoding amidohydrolase family protein translates to MKLIDAHTHVFEQLCGFGPRGELRPIGGGRARWANGDEIEMIPPGLGERSFTADTLAALLRENHVERAVLLQGSFYGFQNEYVLESARRYPELFVPAATCDPFCKEAKYLLHRFIHEMGFRIVKFETSSGGGLMGYHGDFRIDGDVFREVFAMIAEAGATLVLDIGSPGMPSFQPEAVAEIAQRHPKMKILVCHLLAPVLGDYKILEEGLRILALHNVWFDLAAVPWNVAPETYPYPTGQGFVKLARQTVGAEKLVWGTDVPSPLTRENYENLWRYLYEGNIFSDLELEQVLYKNAKDVYPL, encoded by the coding sequence ATGAAGCTAATTGATGCGCATACACATGTGTTTGAGCAACTTTGCGGATTTGGTCCCCGCGGTGAATTACGCCCCATTGGAGGCGGAAGGGCGCGATGGGCGAATGGTGACGAGATAGAGATGATTCCGCCGGGGTTGGGGGAACGGTCTTTTACAGCGGATACATTAGCCGCATTATTGAGGGAGAATCATGTTGAGCGTGCGGTGTTATTGCAGGGAAGCTTTTACGGATTTCAAAATGAATATGTCCTTGAATCAGCCAGACGTTATCCGGAACTGTTCGTACCGGCAGCTACATGTGATCCATTTTGCAAAGAGGCCAAATATCTTCTGCACCGGTTTATCCATGAAATGGGATTTAGGATTGTCAAATTTGAGACTTCATCCGGAGGCGGACTCATGGGCTATCATGGCGATTTCAGAATTGACGGAGATGTATTTCGTGAAGTTTTCGCAATGATTGCCGAGGCCGGGGCAACATTGGTTCTCGATATAGGAAGCCCTGGAATGCCCAGTTTTCAGCCGGAGGCAGTGGCAGAGATAGCGCAAAGACATCCTAAAATGAAGATATTGGTCTGCCATCTTCTGGCACCTGTTTTGGGTGATTATAAAATCCTTGAAGAAGGACTGCGCATTTTAGCTCTGCACAATGTCTGGTTTGATCTGGCTGCAGTGCCGTGGAATGTGGCGCCTGAGACATATCCGTACCCTACAGGACAGGGATTTGTAAAACTTGCCAGGCAGACTGTGGGGGCTGAGAAACTTGTATGGGGAACGGATGTCCCCAGTCCTCTGACCAGGGAAAACTATGAGAATTTATGGCGCTACTTATATGAGGGAAACATCTTTTCAGATTTGGAACTAGAACAGGTATTGTACAAAAATGCAAAAGATGTTTACCCGCTTTAA
- a CDS encoding zinc-binding dehydrogenase, protein MKAMYIKEPGQVEFIDVEKPVRKKGEVLLKLLYGGICGSDLGSYKGTFAYFDYPRIPGHEFSAEIVEADEDNEQGLRPGMIVTCNPYFNCGHCYSCKNGIVNACMDNQTMGCQRDGAFQEYITMPSERVYDGKGIDPMLLAVIEPFCISYHGVSRAEVGTGEKVLVIGAGTIGVLAAVAAKAKGALVYISDVSEGKLEMAKAFGVDGTILNDSPENFEKAVNDITGGNGFDTAIEAVGLPSTFQNCIDAACFGGKVVVIGVGKKNLDFNFTLLQKKELNVFGSRNALKKDFVELIDLVKSGETPIENIITNVYKFEDGAKAFYDFAHNPGDMLKVVIDFTEN, encoded by the coding sequence ATGAAGGCGATGTATATAAAAGAGCCTGGACAGGTAGAATTTATAGATGTAGAAAAACCTGTGAGAAAGAAGGGCGAGGTATTATTAAAACTGCTATACGGGGGTATTTGCGGAAGTGACCTGGGTTCATACAAGGGGACTTTTGCGTACTTCGATTATCCAAGGATTCCCGGCCATGAATTTTCCGCGGAAATCGTTGAGGCAGATGAGGATAACGAACAGGGTCTGCGTCCGGGAATGATTGTAACATGTAATCCTTACTTCAATTGCGGACACTGTTATTCCTGTAAAAATGGAATTGTAAATGCCTGCATGGATAACCAGACCATGGGATGCCAGCGCGATGGTGCATTTCAGGAATATATAACAATGCCCTCGGAGCGGGTATATGATGGAAAAGGGATAGACCCTATGCTCCTCGCCGTGATTGAACCGTTTTGTATCAGTTATCATGGCGTCAGCCGGGCAGAGGTGGGAACCGGAGAAAAAGTGCTTGTAATTGGAGCAGGAACCATTGGGGTGCTTGCTGCTGTTGCTGCGAAAGCAAAAGGCGCGCTTGTTTATATATCGGATGTTTCTGAGGGAAAGTTAGAGATGGCCAAAGCATTTGGCGTGGATGGTACAATTCTGAACGACTCTCCGGAGAATTTTGAAAAAGCAGTAAATGACATCACAGGAGGAAATGGGTTTGATACAGCGATTGAGGCAGTGGGACTTCCCTCTACCTTCCAGAATTGTATAGATGCAGCGTGCTTTGGCGGCAAGGTAGTTGTCATTGGTGTGGGAAAGAAGAATCTGGATTTTAATTTTACATTACTACAGAAAAAGGAACTTAATGTATTTGGTTCAAGGAATGCTTTAAAAAAGGATTTCGTAGAATTAATTGACTTGGTTAAAAGCGGAGAGACGCCCATTGAGAATATCATTACAAACGTATATAAGTTTGAAGACGGGGCTAAAGCATTCTATGATTTTGCACATAATCCTGGAGATATGTTAAAGGTGGTTATAGATTTTACTGAAAATTGA
- a CDS encoding tagaturonate reductase, translating into MEWRKEENKMRKETVIQFGEGGFLRGFADYFFQKLQDKGLFDGSVVIVQPIEKGMCSVLEQQGCEYNLFLRGIDNGQVVDEHTHIDIISRCVNPYENFESYMKLAENPDFRFIVSNTTEAGIEYVDSNQFTDAPARSFPGKLTQLLYKRFRLGLKGFIILSCELIDHNGEELEICCLRYADLWGLGEEFKTWLVQENDFCSTLVDRIVTGFPRDEHEELCRRIGEQDDMMDTAEIFHLWVIQGSHEDELPLQKAGFHVVWTDNVDPYKKRKVRILNGAHTSMVLGAHLYGLKTVGECLKDEKVSALLRKCIFGEIIPAIGDTEDNRKFGEAVLERFSNPFIKHMLLSIALNSVSKFRARVLPTILEYRDMFGSCPQGLTFSLAALIAFYRTDDANDSQEIMDFMKTAPVEDILKREDYWGQDLSPLLGDVKKWYELIETAGMSKAYDAVLSETE; encoded by the coding sequence ATTGAGTGGAGAAAAGAGGAAAATAAAATGAGAAAAGAAACAGTAATCCAATTTGGCGAAGGCGGATTCCTCAGAGGCTTCGCGGATTATTTTTTCCAAAAGCTGCAGGACAAAGGGCTGTTTGACGGCTCTGTGGTCATAGTCCAGCCCATTGAAAAAGGAATGTGCAGTGTGCTGGAGCAGCAGGGATGTGAGTACAACCTGTTCCTCAGAGGTATTGATAATGGACAGGTGGTGGATGAGCATACTCATATTGACATCATATCCAGGTGCGTGAATCCCTATGAGAATTTTGAGTCCTATATGAAGCTGGCGGAGAATCCCGATTTCCGCTTTATTGTGTCAAATACCACGGAAGCGGGAATCGAGTACGTGGATTCCAACCAATTTACGGATGCGCCGGCCAGGTCCTTCCCGGGCAAACTGACCCAGCTTTTATATAAGCGGTTCCGTCTGGGGCTCAAGGGATTCATTATTCTTTCCTGTGAGCTGATTGACCACAACGGGGAGGAGCTGGAAATATGCTGTCTGCGTTACGCGGATCTGTGGGGGCTGGGAGAGGAATTCAAGACATGGCTTGTACAGGAAAATGATTTTTGCTCCACACTGGTGGACCGTATTGTCACCGGATTTCCCAGGGATGAACATGAGGAGCTTTGCCGGAGGATTGGTGAACAGGACGATATGATGGATACGGCTGAGATATTCCACCTGTGGGTCATCCAGGGAAGCCATGAGGATGAGCTTCCGCTGCAAAAGGCCGGCTTTCATGTGGTCTGGACCGACAATGTGGATCCGTATAAAAAGAGGAAGGTGCGCATCCTGAACGGAGCCCATACTTCCATGGTGCTGGGAGCCCATTTATATGGTCTTAAGACAGTGGGAGAGTGCCTGAAGGATGAAAAGGTGTCCGCCCTTTTACGCAAGTGTATATTCGGGGAAATCATACCGGCCATTGGCGATACGGAAGATAACCGGAAATTCGGAGAGGCAGTGCTGGAGCGGTTCTCCAATCCCTTTATTAAGCATATGCTCCTCTCCATTGCGCTTAACTCCGTGTCCAAATTCCGCGCAAGGGTGCTGCCCACCATACTGGAGTACAGGGATATGTTTGGTTCCTGCCCACAGGGACTTACCTTTTCGCTGGCAGCCCTCATAGCGTTTTACCGCACCGATGATGCCAATGACAGCCAGGAAATCATGGATTTCATGAAGACAGCCCCGGTGGAAGATATTTTAAAGAGGGAAGATTATTGGGGACAGGATTTAAGCCCCCTTCTCGGGGATGTGAAGAAGTGGTATGAATTGATTGAGACAGCGGGCATGTCCAAGGCATATGACGCGGTTCTGAGTGAAACGGAGTAA
- a CDS encoding ABC transporter substrate-binding protein: MRRSVKSLMALAMAASMAVLSGCGAAAAGSGVQDNTGASNAQTSVAAVNQTGSGAKANTETNTETKAEGNSSSGGKTVIEYWHCNAETQGGLVVDELVKQFNESNDHIQVVAKYNPDMYKGLMQNLQAEAAAGNSPALVQIGWAFLDYFSNNFSYVSPQEAIDKFDKEEAGFLQDKFLPNVLELAVNSEGSQVGIPYSLSNPVLYINKDILREAGLPEDGPTTWQEVSEFAKTVKEKTGKYGFYMQEPADFWAQQGLIESSGAKMLTTNAEGKKEAAFATEDGIEAMQLMADMVKDQTALHISWEEGCQSFIDGNCAMLYTTIARRASVQKGAQFDAATVKSPLWNDKERMVPAGGCFLAITAQGDDQVKAAWEFEKFLYSVESMAAWTEGTGYVPPRKDVAGAENGLKTFLAENKMMNAAIEQMDGVVPWTAFPGDAGLQAEQMLLDMRDQILGGQVTAEQGMKATQDAINQLLAVQ, encoded by the coding sequence ATGAGAAGAAGTGTAAAATCTTTGATGGCATTGGCCATGGCAGCTTCAATGGCTGTACTATCCGGCTGCGGTGCGGCTGCGGCGGGAAGCGGAGTCCAGGATAATACGGGCGCATCCAATGCCCAGACCAGCGTGGCGGCGGTAAACCAGACAGGAAGCGGGGCAAAGGCCAACACAGAAACCAATACAGAAACAAAGGCGGAAGGAAACAGCTCCTCCGGAGGAAAAACAGTAATCGAATACTGGCACTGCAACGCGGAAACACAGGGAGGATTGGTGGTAGACGAGCTGGTTAAGCAGTTTAACGAAAGCAACGATCATATCCAGGTAGTGGCAAAGTACAATCCGGACATGTATAAGGGGCTGATGCAGAACCTTCAGGCAGAAGCGGCAGCCGGCAATTCTCCGGCTCTGGTGCAGATTGGCTGGGCGTTCTTAGACTATTTCTCCAATAACTTTTCCTATGTGTCTCCTCAGGAAGCCATTGACAAGTTTGACAAGGAGGAAGCCGGTTTCCTTCAGGACAAATTCCTGCCCAATGTCCTTGAGCTGGCTGTAAACAGCGAGGGTTCACAGGTGGGCATCCCGTATTCTTTGAGTAATCCGGTTCTCTACATCAACAAGGATATCTTAAGAGAGGCAGGACTTCCGGAAGACGGCCCAACTACCTGGCAGGAGGTCAGCGAGTTTGCAAAGACCGTTAAGGAAAAGACCGGAAAGTACGGATTTTATATGCAGGAGCCCGCAGATTTCTGGGCTCAGCAGGGACTGATTGAAAGCAGCGGGGCTAAGATGCTGACCACCAACGCAGAAGGCAAAAAAGAGGCCGCCTTTGCTACGGAGGATGGAATTGAAGCCATGCAGCTGATGGCTGATATGGTGAAGGACCAGACCGCTTTACATATCTCCTGGGAGGAAGGCTGCCAGAGCTTTATCGACGGCAACTGCGCCATGCTTTACACCACCATTGCCAGAAGGGCTTCCGTACAGAAGGGAGCGCAGTTTGACGCTGCAACCGTAAAATCCCCTCTGTGGAATGACAAGGAGCGCATGGTTCCGGCAGGCGGATGCTTCCTGGCCATTACGGCCCAGGGCGACGACCAGGTGAAGGCGGCATGGGAATTTGAGAAGTTCCTCTACAGCGTGGAGTCCATGGCAGCCTGGACAGAGGGCACCGGTTATGTGCCTCCCAGAAAGGATGTGGCCGGGGCTGAGAACGGACTTAAGACATTCCTGGCTGAGAACAAGATGATGAACGCGGCCATCGAGCAGATGGACGGAGTGGTTCCGTGGACAGCGTTCCCGGGAGACGCGGGTCTTCAGGCAGAGCAGATGCTCCTGGATATGAGGGACCAGATTCTGGGCGGACAGGTGACGGCAGAGCAGGGCATGAAGGCAACACAGGATGCCATCAACCAGCTGTTGGCAGTACAGTAA
- a CDS encoding carbohydrate ABC transporter permease: MNQEEKRQTLLGYLFLVPSLAVFAVFMFYPLFYTVYLSFFEWNMVKPVKKFVGLANYAAIFKDPNSWKIAGNTVVYILVLLVLNFVLPYILSFILSAVIKRGQGFYKAVFFLPSVISLVVGSILYIWILNPISGPVALVLKYFGLALPFWSKTEGWVIAVLSVITSWKVFGYNFIIILAGVSGVSTEVIEAARLDNIPLWKIFRDMVVPMSSATGIYVFITTIVQGLQYVFTPIKVVTQGGPNYASSNLIYMSYHEAFTLYRTGTSSAVSVITMVLFIVLLLMEFRFVEKGVYYEN, encoded by the coding sequence TTGAATCAGGAAGAAAAAAGGCAGACATTGCTGGGATATTTGTTTCTTGTGCCATCCCTGGCAGTGTTTGCGGTATTCATGTTTTATCCTTTGTTTTATACGGTATATCTCAGTTTTTTTGAGTGGAATATGGTGAAACCGGTGAAAAAGTTTGTGGGGCTGGCTAACTATGCGGCCATTTTTAAGGATCCGAATTCCTGGAAGATTGCAGGCAATACAGTGGTGTATATCCTTGTGCTGCTGGTACTGAATTTTGTTCTGCCCTACATCCTTTCCTTCATCCTGTCAGCGGTGATTAAGAGGGGACAGGGATTTTATAAAGCTGTATTTTTCCTTCCCAGCGTCATCTCTCTGGTGGTGGGTTCCATCCTGTACATCTGGATTCTGAATCCCATTTCCGGCCCGGTGGCCCTTGTGTTAAAGTACTTTGGCCTGGCCCTTCCCTTCTGGTCCAAGACAGAGGGCTGGGTCATTGCGGTGCTGAGCGTAATCACCTCCTGGAAGGTGTTCGGCTATAATTTTATCATCATACTGGCAGGTGTGTCCGGGGTATCCACAGAGGTCATTGAGGCGGCCAGGCTGGATAACATTCCACTGTGGAAAATATTCCGCGACATGGTGGTCCCCATGAGCTCGGCTACCGGAATCTACGTGTTTATCACCACCATTGTACAGGGACTTCAGTATGTGTTTACACCCATCAAGGTGGTGACCCAGGGCGGTCCAAACTATGCCAGCTCCAACCTGATATACATGTCCTATCACGAGGCATTTACCCTGTACCGCACCGGCACCTCGTCAGCCGTGTCAGTGATTACCATGGTGCTGTTCATTGTACTGCTGCTGATGGAATTCCGGTTTGTGGAAAAGGGGGTATATTATGAAAATTAA
- a CDS encoding carbohydrate ABC transporter permease yields MKIKEMQPGWHLLLLCAVFLLLMPIVFAVSNSFKTMQDAFNTVFQIIPARPTVQNYIHVFSKLPFLRITMNTFLIAATVTIFKTVTSLFAAYSFVYFDFGGKGILYFIMLATMFIPFTVTMIPNYLMISKIGLSDKIWGVALPQLADVLGIFLLRQSMRGIPRALIEAARMENVKNLKIMRDIIIPLVRPSIISTGIIFFINSWNEYVWPVLILKSKENYTLSLALQMYISAEGGTEFTIAMAVSVMTMMIPLALYILFQRYIINTFAMSGIKG; encoded by the coding sequence ATGAAAATTAAAGAAATGCAGCCGGGATGGCACCTGCTTCTTCTGTGCGCCGTGTTCCTTCTCCTGATGCCCATTGTTTTTGCTGTGTCCAATTCCTTTAAGACCATGCAGGATGCCTTCAATACGGTGTTTCAGATTATCCCGGCAAGACCCACGGTGCAGAATTACATCCATGTATTCAGCAAGCTGCCCTTTTTAAGGATTACCATGAATACCTTTTTGATTGCTGCCACTGTAACCATTTTTAAGACCGTTACCAGCCTGTTTGCGGCATATTCCTTTGTATATTTTGATTTCGGGGGCAAGGGAATCCTGTATTTTATCATGCTGGCCACTATGTTCATACCATTTACCGTTACCATGATTCCCAACTATCTGATGATTTCCAAAATCGGACTCAGCGACAAGATATGGGGCGTGGCCCTGCCCCAGCTGGCCGATGTGCTGGGAATCTTTCTGCTGCGCCAGTCCATGCGGGGAATCCCCAGAGCTCTTATCGAGGCTGCCAGGATGGAGAATGTGAAGAATCTGAAAATTATGAGGGATATCATCATCCCGCTAGTTCGGCCCTCCATCATTTCCACGGGAATTATCTTTTTCATCAATTCCTGGAACGAGTACGTGTGGCCGGTTCTTATACTGAAAAGCAAGGAGAATTACACCCTGTCCCTGGCCCTGCAGATGTACATAAGCGCGGAGGGAGGGACGGAATTTACCATAGCAATGGCTGTTTCCGTCATGACCATGATGATTCCGCTGGCATTGTATATCCTGTTCCAGCGCTACATCATAAACACCTTTGCCATGTCGGGCATCAAGGGTTAG
- a CDS encoding ABC transporter ATP-binding protein: MKNIVFDHVVKAYDKNVIVKDLNMEIREGERLILLGPSGCGKSTTLRMIAGLEKLSGGNLYMDGRLVNDVPCGERNVSMVFQNYALFPHMTVQNNIIYGLKAHKMDPAEIKTRLSEVLDMLDLKGLEDRRPKDLSGGQRQRVALARAVVKRSDYFLLDEPLSNLDAQLRLRARKELVKIHEMYHQTLIYVTHDQIEAMTVGQRIALMHEGKMQMLDTPSNVYNRPANVFTAKFIGSPSMNIVEASYTKGTLVIGRQVIWLPDMWSGLASRNESGRLFLGIRPEHMVLLRRHQDNTLEGTVKYVEDYGNRYGVYVQVDNMEFIAVSEGDIPAPGENVYIQPDFDRIHLFDRTTQVSLGYPEQLRAAKEPHILPKVSKKKGENDNGFAHQYQYV; the protein is encoded by the coding sequence ATGAAAAACATAGTATTTGACCATGTAGTAAAGGCTTATGACAAAAATGTAATCGTAAAGGATTTGAATATGGAAATCAGGGAAGGAGAGCGCCTGATTCTGTTGGGACCTTCCGGCTGCGGCAAATCCACCACCCTGCGGATGATTGCGGGCCTGGAGAAGCTCAGCGGGGGAAATCTCTATATGGACGGCCGTCTGGTAAACGATGTTCCCTGCGGGGAGAGGAATGTGTCCATGGTATTTCAGAACTATGCCCTGTTTCCTCATATGACGGTGCAAAATAATATCATTTACGGCTTAAAGGCCCACAAGATGGATCCGGCGGAGATAAAGACCAGACTTTCGGAGGTCCTGGATATGCTGGACCTGAAGGGACTGGAGGATCGCAGGCCTAAGGACCTCTCCGGCGGCCAGCGCCAGAGGGTCGCGCTGGCCAGGGCAGTGGTGAAGCGCTCGGATTATTTTCTTTTGGACGAACCCCTTTCCAACCTGGACGCCCAGCTGAGGCTGCGGGCCAGGAAGGAGCTGGTGAAAATCCATGAGATGTACCACCAGACCCTTATTTATGTAACCCATGACCAAATTGAGGCAATGACCGTGGGACAGCGCATAGCACTGATGCACGAGGGGAAAATGCAGATGCTTGACACCCCTTCCAATGTATACAACCGTCCGGCCAATGTATTTACCGCAAAATTCATCGGCTCCCCCTCCATGAATATTGTGGAGGCATCCTACACCAAGGGAACGCTGGTGATTGGAAGACAGGTGATCTGGCTGCCGGACATGTGGTCCGGATTGGCCTCACGCAACGAGTCCGGCCGCCTGTTCCTGGGAATCCGTCCGGAGCACATGGTTTTATTACGCAGGCACCAGGACAATACCCTGGAAGGAACCGTCAAGTACGTGGAGGATTACGGCAACCGGTACGGCGTATACGTGCAGGTGGACAATATGGAGTTTATCGCTGTGAGCGAGGGCGATATCCCTGCTCCGGGAGAGAACGTATACATCCAGCCGGATTTTGACAGAATCCATCTCTTTGACAGGACCACCCAGGTATCCCTGGGCTATCCTGAACAGCTGAGGGCCGCCAAGGAGCCGCATATACTCCCAAAGGTCTCCAAAAAGAAGGGAGAGAACGACAATGGCTTTGCTCATCAGTACCAATATGTATAA